The following are encoded in a window of Acidobacteriota bacterium genomic DNA:
- a CDS encoding matrixin family metalloprotease translates to MFFRKASLNSALSVLCVLAAFNVATATSVVIPSDDEMIIGSRAIVRGQVVSVASGMDGQHDVVFTYITLRVQEVFKGKLTPGEIVIKEPGGVSGTRGSFFFGIPEFKAGEDVVLFLDTWADGSLRVHNWFLGKYSVSTGERTGRLTVTRDLTQANVRVVGRSQTGPITDRADLSEFASMLRSRISATKAAAAEHETKFYNNLTARERPQEMSSGGGLGPTQNFTFINPNQPPRWFEPDSGQPVVFKVNPTGAPSSTIMNDVSAAMNAWSTVGGSAMRVSNGGSTGNCGLLVVDGENTVSFNNCDNYSPFSPPAGGCSGILAAAGIVSYSPFQTRVVNGITFYRAIEANLSFNPYASCYFSNSCNVQEIATHELGHTLGLGHSLDASATMYAYAHFDGRCAGLRSDDTNAIQFIYPGTGSAVTPLNITTSSVSNGQLASYYSQVLSATGGTPGYSWSVSSGSLPSGLSLTSTGVLSGTPAQAGSFTFTAMVRDAANTTASRSFTLTVATAACTYTVSPISFTIAASGGSGSVNVTTGSGCGWSSANGNSWITVQGSSGSGSGALSFTVTSNASSSPRTGTITVANQTVTITQSGQAAVVTQGLQYYPLPYPVRLLETRPAYPGCNSMSAPIQGRAAYTVNARGSCNGISIPANAQAIAGNFTINNAYNLSGYGTIYPAGNATPLASNVNYPAYSTVGNSFITGLDSNGQFSIYTATTVDVQIDITGYFAPPGSGGLYYHPLPRPVRLMDTRPGQSACDAPGAPLQAQTPYTKNAWGTCNGMTIPSTARAIAGNFTVVNQSNNFGFGITYPGGIPTPQTYSVNYNPNRVTNGSIITGLNSSGQFTLYAFSTVHAVFDVTGYFSTEAVDANGAGLLYQPLTTPMRLLDTRPGYSACDTPGQPLLAQVPRTEYGRLTCSGLTIPSNTMAITGNFTVINQQSNYGFGTLYPTGNGVPLVSNINFIPYEVRGNSFIAGLNSAGQFNAYTFATVHAVIDVTGFFAP, encoded by the coding sequence ATGTTTTTCAGAAAAGCCTCGCTCAATTCTGCGCTTTCTGTATTGTGTGTTTTGGCTGCTTTCAACGTTGCTACGGCAACGAGCGTCGTCATTCCGAGCGACGACGAAATGATTATCGGTTCCCGCGCCATTGTGCGCGGCCAGGTAGTTTCTGTTGCCAGCGGAATGGATGGGCAACACGACGTCGTTTTTACGTACATTACCTTGCGGGTTCAGGAAGTTTTCAAAGGCAAACTGACTCCCGGCGAAATTGTGATCAAAGAGCCCGGCGGAGTTTCCGGCACGCGCGGCAGTTTCTTTTTCGGCATTCCGGAATTCAAAGCTGGCGAAGATGTGGTTTTATTTTTGGACACTTGGGCTGATGGCAGCCTGCGAGTCCACAACTGGTTTTTGGGCAAATATTCCGTCAGCACCGGCGAACGAACCGGAAGGTTGACCGTCACGCGTGACCTGACACAGGCAAACGTGCGGGTCGTTGGCCGGTCGCAAACTGGCCCGATTACTGACCGCGCCGATTTATCCGAATTTGCTTCGATGCTGCGGTCACGGATATCGGCGACGAAAGCCGCAGCGGCAGAGCATGAAACGAAGTTTTACAACAACCTGACTGCGCGTGAGCGCCCACAAGAAATGAGTAGCGGAGGAGGGTTGGGGCCAACGCAAAACTTCACGTTCATCAATCCCAACCAACCGCCGCGCTGGTTTGAACCTGACAGCGGTCAGCCGGTCGTTTTCAAAGTCAACCCCACCGGCGCTCCCAGTTCGACGATTATGAATGACGTGAGCGCGGCGATGAACGCCTGGTCAACCGTTGGCGGCTCCGCCATGCGCGTCAGTAATGGCGGTTCCACAGGCAATTGCGGTTTGTTGGTGGTGGATGGCGAAAACACCGTGTCGTTCAACAATTGCGACAACTACTCACCGTTTTCTCCGCCCGCAGGCGGCTGTTCCGGCATTTTGGCGGCGGCAGGTATCGTCAGCTACAGCCCATTTCAAACGCGTGTCGTCAATGGCATTACGTTTTACCGCGCGATTGAAGCCAACCTGTCTTTCAATCCATACGCAAGCTGCTATTTTTCCAATAGCTGCAATGTGCAGGAAATTGCCACCCACGAACTCGGTCATACCTTGGGATTGGGGCACTCGCTGGATGCATCGGCAACGATGTACGCTTATGCGCACTTTGATGGACGCTGCGCCGGATTGCGTTCCGACGACACCAACGCCATCCAATTCATTTATCCCGGAACGGGAAGCGCTGTCACGCCGCTGAACATCACCACCTCCAGTGTGTCCAATGGACAGCTTGCCAGTTATTATTCGCAAGTCTTGTCGGCGACGGGCGGCACTCCGGGTTATTCGTGGAGCGTTTCTTCCGGTTCACTTCCTTCCGGTTTGTCGCTGACATCAACCGGCGTGCTTTCCGGAACGCCTGCGCAAGCTGGATCTTTCACTTTTACGGCAATGGTCAGGGATGCGGCCAACACAACGGCATCGCGCAGCTTTACGTTAACGGTGGCGACAGCGGCTTGCACTTACACAGTCAGCCCGATCAGTTTCACCATCGCCGCCAGTGGCGGAAGCGGGTCGGTAAATGTGACGACAGGTTCCGGTTGTGGCTGGTCTTCGGCAAATGGCAATTCCTGGATTACCGTTCAGGGAAGTTCGGGGAGCGGCAGCGGGGCACTGTCCTTTACCGTGACTTCCAATGCGTCCAGTTCGCCGCGCACCGGAACAATCACAGTCGCCAACCAAACTGTAACCATCACGCAAAGCGGCCAAGCCGCAGTAGTGACTCAAGGTTTGCAGTATTACCCGCTTCCTTATCCGGTTCGGTTGCTGGAAACCAGACCAGCGTATCCCGGCTGCAATTCGATGTCAGCGCCGATTCAAGGCCGAGCGGCATACACCGTGAACGCCAGGGGAAGTTGCAATGGCATCTCCATTCCTGCCAACGCGCAAGCCATCGCAGGGAATTTCACCATCAACAATGCGTATAACCTTTCCGGGTACGGGACGATTTATCCCGCGGGCAATGCCACGCCATTGGCGTCTAACGTCAATTACCCGGCATATTCCACGGTGGGAAATTCTTTTATCACGGGACTGGATTCCAATGGGCAGTTCAGCATTTACACGGCTACAACTGTAGATGTGCAAATTGACATTACGGGGTATTTTGCTCCGCCGGGTTCGGGTGGTTTGTATTATCACCCATTGCCAAGACCGGTTCGGTTGATGGATACGCGGCCCGGACAATCGGCATGCGACGCGCCCGGAGCTCCATTACAGGCGCAAACACCGTACACAAAAAATGCCTGGGGAACATGCAACGGAATGACAATTCCTTCGACCGCGCGCGCCATCGCAGGCAATTTCACCGTGGTCAATCAATCGAATAACTTTGGATTCGGAATTACATATCCAGGCGGGATACCGACTCCGCAAACATACAGCGTGAACTACAACCCGAACCGTGTGACGAACGGTTCGATCATCACCGGTTTGAATTCCAGCGGACAGTTCACGCTGTACGCCTTTTCAACTGTCCACGCTGTGTTTGATGTAACCGGCTACTTCAGCACGGAAGCAGTGGATGCGAATGGCGCGGGGTTGTTGTATCAACCACTGACAACACCCATGCGGTTGCTGGACACGCGGCCAGGCTATTCGGCCTGCGATACACCCGGACAACCGCTTCTGGCGCAGGTTCCGCGAACGGAATATGGTCGTTTGACCTGCAGCGGTTTGACTATCCCCAGCAACACGATGGCCATTACAGGCAATTTCACGGTCATCAACCAACAATCCAACTATGGTTTTGGGACGTTGTATCCAACCGGAAACGGCGTGCCGCTGGTGTCTAACATCAACTTCATCCCGTATGAAGTCCGTGGAAATTCGTTCATTGCCGGTTTGAACTCCGCCGGACAATTCAACGCCTACACCTTCGCCACCGTTCACGCAGTAATTGATGTGACTGGTTTCTTTGCTCCGTGA
- a CDS encoding class I SAM-dependent methyltransferase, producing the protein MTSGTQTAKHDAKELAFLYDLYVAPGWREVFDRLVDEEIEFPKEGKFLDALCGTGGYAVDLSLRAGSKVAVIGVDPSEERLALARGKADVKKPNRATFQQGSLKKLEFPTGEFDLVIGDLSMLPVAEIEDALDELIRVAKKGATIVAKLTTQGSFGEFFSVFWEALFDLDLVAHSAEIERLISEHLTASDAEAMALDAGLRKVRSVTHNERFQFNDASEFFASPLFETSFLDDWFAFLPDRESRQRVEQQLVKIIDRERHDVSFEISVKATLIIGQK; encoded by the coding sequence ATGACGAGCGGTACACAAACAGCAAAACACGACGCCAAGGAACTGGCGTTTCTTTATGATTTATACGTCGCTCCCGGTTGGCGGGAAGTGTTCGACCGACTTGTGGACGAAGAAATCGAATTCCCGAAGGAAGGCAAGTTTCTCGATGCGCTGTGCGGAACCGGCGGGTACGCTGTGGATTTGTCGCTGCGCGCCGGATCGAAGGTTGCGGTGATTGGCGTTGATCCCAGCGAAGAGCGGTTGGCGCTGGCGCGCGGCAAAGCCGACGTCAAGAAACCGAATCGCGCCACGTTTCAGCAAGGCTCCTTGAAGAAGCTGGAGTTTCCAACCGGCGAATTCGACCTGGTCATCGGCGACCTTTCGATGCTGCCGGTGGCAGAAATCGAAGATGCACTGGATGAACTGATTCGCGTCGCCAAAAAAGGCGCAACCATAGTTGCCAAGCTGACGACGCAGGGAAGTTTCGGCGAATTCTTTTCAGTGTTTTGGGAAGCGTTGTTCGATCTGGACCTAGTGGCGCATTCGGCAGAAATCGAACGGTTAATTTCCGAACACCTGACGGCCAGCGATGCGGAAGCGATGGCGCTGGATGCGGGCTTGCGAAAAGTTCGCAGCGTGACGCACAACGAACGGTTTCAGTTCAACGACGCCAGCGAATTTTTCGCTTCGCCGTTATTTGAAACTTCGTTCCTGGATGATTGGTTCGCATTTCTGCCGGACCGGGAATCTCGCCAGCGGGTGGAACAGCAACTTGTCAAAATCATTGATCGCGAACGCCACGACGTGAGCTTTGAAATTTCGGTCAAAGCCACGCTGATCATCGGACAAAAATAA
- a CDS encoding CocE/NonD family hydrolase: MLNPVHLLRLTAIVVFLAALAPLSFSQTPAKVPQRYEVSIRTNVPVKMRDGVTLIADVYSPKADGKFPVLLTRTPYNRRDPMTGTFLASHGYVVVLQDTRGRFDSGGEFYPFKYESEDGYDTIEWAATLENSNGMVGTFGGSYVGATQMLAAIAKPPHLKAIFPYVTASEYYDGWTYQSGAWMQAFSSTWTTGLAQDTLRRKAAAMSNMTEWMKQLPVDDYKLIGQPSASDVAPYFRDWIAHERSDEYWKKWKISDHYSELDIKALHSGGWHDIFLKGSIGNYVGMQKSAVTPEARSNQRLLIGPWAHAATSAEGKIGDVTFGKQAVLDMNGTIVKWMDYALKGIKNEFASDSPVRLFVMGENVWRDEKEFPLARTQYVKGYFHSTKGANSLNGDGALSLEAPGAEKPDTFEYDPANPVPTIGGRLCCGGTMPGPFSQQPNESREDVLVFSSTPLDHDLEVTGYITVELYAASSAVDTDFTALIADVDQNGYARFLTDGIVRARYRNSTERAEPIEPGKIYKYTIDLWATSNVFKAGHKVRVYISSSNFPRFNRNLNTGEATMHGTKMVKAKQTIYHDAEHPSAIVLPVIPR, translated from the coding sequence ATGCTCAACCCCGTTCATTTGCTGCGGCTGACGGCGATTGTCGTTTTTCTGGCCGCGCTCGCTCCGCTTTCCTTTTCGCAAACTCCGGCCAAGGTGCCCCAACGGTACGAGGTTTCAATTCGCACCAATGTGCCGGTGAAAATGCGTGATGGGGTAACGCTGATTGCGGACGTGTACAGCCCAAAAGCCGATGGCAAATTCCCTGTGCTGTTGACGCGTACGCCGTACAACAGGCGCGATCCGATGACCGGAACCTTTCTGGCGTCGCATGGTTACGTCGTCGTGCTGCAAGATACGCGCGGACGCTTTGATTCCGGCGGCGAGTTTTACCCCTTCAAATACGAAAGCGAAGACGGGTACGACACCATCGAATGGGCTGCGACGCTGGAAAATTCCAACGGGATGGTGGGCACCTTCGGCGGTTCGTACGTCGGCGCAACGCAAATGCTGGCGGCGATTGCAAAGCCTCCGCACCTGAAAGCGATTTTCCCGTACGTGACAGCTTCGGAGTATTACGACGGCTGGACCTATCAAAGCGGCGCATGGATGCAGGCGTTTTCCAGCACGTGGACGACCGGTTTGGCGCAGGACACATTGCGCCGCAAAGCCGCCGCAATGTCGAACATGACCGAATGGATGAAGCAGTTGCCCGTGGATGATTACAAGTTGATCGGCCAGCCTTCTGCCTCCGACGTCGCGCCTTATTTTCGCGATTGGATCGCACACGAACGCAGCGACGAATATTGGAAAAAGTGGAAAATTTCCGATCATTATTCTGAATTGGACATCAAGGCGCTGCATAGCGGCGGATGGCACGATATCTTTTTGAAAGGTTCCATCGGCAATTACGTCGGCATGCAGAAAAGCGCTGTTACGCCGGAAGCGCGCTCCAATCAACGATTGCTGATTGGGCCGTGGGCGCACGCGGCGACTTCGGCGGAGGGCAAAATCGGCGACGTGACGTTCGGCAAACAAGCCGTGCTGGATATGAACGGCACGATTGTGAAATGGATGGATTACGCGCTGAAAGGCATCAAAAACGAATTTGCCTCGGATTCGCCCGTCAGACTGTTCGTGATGGGCGAAAACGTCTGGCGCGATGAAAAAGAATTTCCACTGGCGCGAACGCAATATGTGAAAGGGTATTTTCATTCGACGAAAGGCGCGAATTCCCTCAATGGCGACGGGGCGCTTTCGTTGGAAGCCCCGGGCGCTGAAAAGCCAGATACGTTTGAATACGATCCCGCCAATCCTGTTCCAACCATCGGCGGCAGACTCTGTTGCGGAGGAACAATGCCTGGACCGTTCAGCCAGCAGCCCAATGAATCGCGGGAAGACGTGCTGGTCTTTTCGAGTACGCCGCTCGATCACGATTTGGAAGTGACGGGTTACATCACGGTTGAACTGTATGCTGCAAGCTCCGCAGTGGACACCGATTTCACGGCCTTGATCGCGGACGTTGACCAAAACGGATATGCGCGCTTTTTGACAGACGGCATCGTTCGCGCGCGGTATCGCAACTCGACCGAACGCGCCGAGCCAATAGAACCAGGCAAGATTTACAAATATACGATTGATTTATGGGCGACCAGCAATGTCTTCAAAGCCGGTCACAAAGTTCGCGTGTACATTTCCAGCAGCAACTTCCCGCGCTTCAATCGCAACCTGAACACGGGCGAAGCAACGATGCACGGGACAAAGATGGTGAAGGCCAAGCAGACGATTTACCACGATGCTGAACATCCGTCGGCCATCGTGTTGCCGGTCATTCCGCGCTAG
- a CDS encoding S46 family peptidase, whose protein sequence is MRKLSMIAIIFLSLVFVPVRYADEGMWTFDNPPLKQWKERYGFEPSQAWLDHIRFSTVRLAEGSGGGATGSFVSADGLIFTNQHVGAGQVAKLSSAGRNLTKDGFYAATRADELKCPDMEVNVLMSYDNVTARVQGAAKSASEKDAAAERKAEMAAIEKEETAKTGLKCEVITLYNGGEYWLYRFKRYTDVRLVFAPEEQIAYFGGDYDNFTYPRYDLDITFLRAYENGQPAKIEHYLKWADKEVAENELVIVPGFPGSTARLLTAAQLRYQRDVGNPLQMQVWTSRSAALKAYSKLGDEQRRQASSAIRSLENSIKRLVGQQAGLENPRIFKKKEDEEAALRKAVAANAEWQRAYGEGWTQIEMAYAALPAMAKRIAFANLTASRLGTLASNFIRYAEEVRKPNNQRYEEFRDNRLEALKLNLLSPAPIYPAMEEASLTAWLEEGKKALGKDDPFIRAALGASTPAEAAKKLITGTNLNDLRFRKALFEGGADAINKSSDPLIELARKIEPIIRELRAWNEEKILSVETAAGEKIAKARFAVYGKTISPDANFNLRITYGTVAGYEEDTTLVPFKTTFYGLFDRAAGFGEKPPYDLPPRWRDAQSKLTLSTPLNFVYTADTIGGCSGSPVITRNGEIVGINFDSNVQKLPNRYLYIDENEGSRAVGVHTFAIVEALQKLYGAGVLINEIKERK, encoded by the coding sequence ATGCGAAAACTGTCAATGATCGCAATCATCTTTTTAAGTCTGGTCTTCGTTCCGGTTCGGTACGCAGATGAAGGGATGTGGACGTTTGATAATCCGCCGCTCAAACAATGGAAAGAGCGGTATGGCTTTGAGCCTTCGCAAGCCTGGTTGGATCACATTCGATTTTCGACCGTTCGGTTGGCGGAAGGTTCTGGCGGTGGCGCAACCGGATCGTTTGTTTCTGCGGATGGATTGATCTTCACCAACCAGCACGTCGGAGCAGGGCAGGTCGCCAAGCTGTCCAGCGCCGGACGCAATCTGACCAAAGACGGGTTTTACGCTGCGACGCGCGCCGATGAATTGAAATGTCCGGATATGGAAGTCAACGTGTTGATGTCGTATGACAACGTCACTGCGCGCGTACAGGGCGCAGCGAAATCCGCCTCGGAAAAAGATGCCGCCGCCGAGCGCAAAGCCGAAATGGCCGCGATTGAAAAGGAAGAAACCGCGAAAACCGGGCTGAAGTGCGAAGTCATCACGCTGTACAACGGCGGCGAGTATTGGCTGTACCGCTTCAAACGCTATACAGACGTGCGGCTGGTGTTCGCGCCGGAAGAGCAGATTGCCTATTTCGGCGGCGATTACGACAACTTCACCTATCCGCGCTACGACCTGGACATCACGTTTTTGCGCGCCTACGAAAATGGCCAGCCAGCCAAAATCGAACATTACCTGAAGTGGGCGGACAAAGAAGTCGCCGAAAACGAATTGGTGATCGTGCCGGGCTTTCCCGGTTCGACAGCGCGACTGCTGACGGCGGCGCAACTGCGTTACCAACGTGATGTGGGCAATCCCTTGCAAATGCAAGTCTGGACTTCGCGCAGCGCGGCACTGAAAGCTTATTCCAAGCTCGGCGACGAACAACGCCGACAGGCTTCGTCAGCGATTCGCAGCCTGGAAAATTCCATCAAGCGATTGGTCGGCCAGCAGGCGGGACTCGAAAATCCGCGCATTTTCAAAAAGAAAGAAGACGAAGAAGCTGCGTTGCGCAAAGCTGTTGCCGCCAACGCCGAATGGCAGCGAGCGTATGGCGAAGGTTGGACGCAGATTGAAATGGCTTACGCCGCGCTGCCCGCGATGGCGAAGCGAATCGCATTTGCGAACCTGACTGCTTCGCGGTTGGGAACGCTGGCGTCGAACTTCATTCGGTACGCCGAAGAAGTCCGCAAGCCGAACAATCAACGCTACGAGGAATTCCGTGACAATCGGCTGGAAGCTCTAAAACTCAACTTGCTTTCGCCCGCGCCGATTTATCCTGCGATGGAAGAAGCGAGTTTGACTGCGTGGCTGGAAGAAGGGAAAAAAGCCTTAGGCAAAGATGATCCGTTCATTCGCGCGGCGCTGGGCGCTTCAACGCCAGCGGAAGCCGCGAAAAAGCTGATCACGGGGACAAACTTGAACGACCTGAGGTTTCGCAAAGCTCTGTTTGAAGGCGGAGCCGACGCGATCAATAAATCCAGCGATCCGCTGATCGAACTGGCTCGCAAAATCGAGCCGATCATTCGCGAATTGCGCGCCTGGAACGAAGAAAAGATTTTGAGTGTGGAAACCGCCGCCGGAGAAAAAATCGCCAAAGCGCGGTTTGCCGTTTACGGCAAGACGATTTCGCCGGACGCGAATTTCAATCTGCGGATCACCTACGGCACGGTCGCTGGCTACGAAGAAGATACAACGCTCGTTCCGTTCAAAACGACGTTTTACGGGTTGTTCGACCGCGCCGCCGGTTTTGGCGAAAAACCGCCATACGATTTGCCGCCCCGCTGGCGCGATGCGCAATCCAAGCTGACCCTTTCGACGCCGCTCAATTTTGTTTACACCGCCGACACCATTGGCGGCTGTTCCGGCAGCCCCGTTATCACGCGCAATGGAGAAATTGTCGGCATCAATTTCGACAGCAACGTGCAGAAGCTGCCGAACCGGTATTTGTACATTGACGAAAACGAAGGTTCGCGCGCAGTTGGCGTTCACACGTTTGCAATTGTCGAAGCATTGCAGAAGCTTTACGGCGCAGGTGTGTTGATCAACGAAATAAAGGAGCGAAAGTAG
- a CDS encoding DUF1611 domain-containing protein, with translation MPHQSNPTSKGKIMDGSAIVYCEGFFATPVGKTANGLVRFTARYNVVGVVDSAKAGRDAGEVLDGKPKGIPIFASFQEAFENAAERPQFFVIGLAPDGGKLPESARLAVKQAIAAGLNVDSGLHEFLSEDAEFAALTAQHHVQIRDVRRTPPRSQLHFFTGKIEEVKALKLAVLGTDSAIGKRTTAVKLNQALNAAGIKSELIGTGQTSWLQGVKYGLLLDSLVNDFVTGEIEHAVYEAWRNERPQVILLEGQGSIAHPAYPGGFELIAAGRVDGLILQHAPARKVYDGFDNYPISSLEREIQILELLAQKPVIALTINHESMTEAEVRSTIADYESRYVIPTTDVLLDGCDKLVSRIRNLLENKN, from the coding sequence ATGCCGCATCAATCCAATCCCACCTCTAAAGGGAAAATTATGGACGGTTCAGCAATTGTTTATTGCGAAGGCTTTTTCGCGACGCCGGTAGGCAAAACGGCAAATGGTTTGGTGCGTTTTACAGCACGGTACAACGTGGTCGGCGTGGTTGATTCCGCCAAAGCCGGACGCGATGCAGGCGAAGTCCTGGACGGCAAACCCAAGGGCATTCCCATTTTTGCCAGTTTTCAGGAGGCCTTTGAGAATGCGGCAGAGCGTCCGCAATTCTTTGTCATCGGCTTGGCTCCGGATGGCGGTAAGTTGCCGGAATCCGCCAGGCTGGCGGTAAAGCAGGCAATTGCGGCAGGTTTAAATGTTGACAGCGGCTTGCACGAGTTTTTGTCCGAAGATGCGGAATTCGCCGCGCTGACTGCGCAGCATCACGTTCAGATTCGCGACGTTCGCCGAACGCCGCCGCGTTCGCAACTTCACTTTTTCACAGGCAAGATCGAAGAAGTGAAGGCGTTAAAACTGGCCGTGCTCGGCACGGATTCTGCGATTGGCAAACGCACGACAGCCGTCAAATTGAATCAGGCGCTGAATGCCGCAGGCATCAAAAGCGAGTTGATCGGCACGGGGCAGACTTCGTGGTTGCAAGGTGTGAAGTACGGCTTGCTGTTGGATTCGCTGGTCAATGATTTTGTCACGGGCGAAATCGAACACGCCGTGTACGAAGCCTGGCGCAACGAACGTCCGCAAGTCATTTTACTGGAAGGTCAGGGTAGCATTGCGCATCCTGCTTATCCCGGAGGCTTTGAATTGATCGCCGCCGGTCGCGTGGATGGCCTGATTTTACAGCACGCTCCGGCGCGCAAAGTGTATGACGGCTTCGACAATTATCCGATCAGTTCGCTGGAACGCGAAATTCAGATTCTGGAATTATTGGCACAAAAACCGGTGATCGCGCTGACCATCAACCATGAATCAATGACCGAGGCCGAAGTCCGTTCGACCATTGCCGATTACGAAAGCCGTTATGTAATCCCGACGACAGACGTACTCCTGGATGGCTGTGATAAGCTGGTCAGCCGCATCCGAAACCTGCTGGAAAACAAAAATTGA